The genomic stretch CGAAAATCTGGTACAGAACTATATCTATAAAGGACCGGTGGAGGAATGGTACATACGCATCAAGGTGAAAATGGAAGATAACTACAGGCTATTCAACCAACTGGTTCCTGTCAAAGGACAGATTACAGATATCGGTTGCGGATTCGGACCGCTTTGCTATATGCTTTCCCAGCTTTCCGAGGAACGGGAGATTACAGGGATTGATTATGATGAGGACAAAATAGCAGTGGCGCAACAGGGTTGGCTCCGCACTCCCCACCTGCAATTTGTATGCGCCGACGCATTGGAATATCCTTTACCGGAAAGTGACGTATTCATACTGAATGACATGCTTCATTATATGAGTTATGAGCATCAGCGGACTTTATTACTCAGATGCGTGGAACGGTTGCGTCCGGGAGGGAAGCTGATTGTGCGGGACGGCAATGCCGCCAATACAGGAAAACACCGTCTGACCCGTTTCACCGAACTGCTGTCTACCGGCATTTTCAACTTTAACAAAACGACAGAACAACTGTGTTTCACATCCGAAGAGCAAATAAGTAGTATCGCACAAGCATGTGGGATGCAGCTGGAAATTTTACCTAACGACAGATATACTTCGAATACAATTTATATCTTCCAGAAAAACAAACCGGAGCATGAGTAAGTACGATATCATCATCATAGGCAGCGGACTGGGCGGTCTGGAATGCGGAGCCATCTTAAGCAAAGAGGGCTACCACGTCTGTGTGCTGGAGAAAAACGAATTGTTTGGCGGCTGCTTCCAAACTTACCAACGCGGTGGGCACCGGATGGATACCGGCATTCACTATATCGGTAGTCTGGATGAAGGGCAAATTATGAACCAGTATTTCCGTTATTTCGGAATCATGGACAAGTTATCCATCAAACGGATGGATGAAGAAGTGTTCGACCGGATTTATTATAAAGACGCTATCTATGATTATGCCATGGGATATGAACGTTTTATGGAAACCCTGTGCTACTCATTCCCTCATGAACGGGGGAACTTGAAAAAATATGTGGCATCCATCCGGTCGGTGGGAAACCTGATCAGCATAGATCACCTGAGAAAAGGCCGCCTGTCCCAAGAAGGCATGGATTTCTTTGCCACCTCAGCAGCCGGGATGATAGCATCCGTTACCACGAACAGGGATTTACAGAATGTACTTGCCGCAACCTCCCTGCTTTATGGCGGGATCAAAAATAAATCTACCTTTTATGAGCACGCCATGATTAACAACTCTTATATGGAGAGCGCCTATCGTTTCACGGAAGGAAGTATGCAAGTCAGTCTGGAATTAATCCATATCATACGTGCCAACGGCGGCACGGTACTGAACCGGAAAGAAGTGACCCGTATCCTTGTCAAGGATGAAGCC from Phocaeicola dorei encodes the following:
- a CDS encoding phytoene desaturase family protein, with the translated sequence MSKYDIIIIGSGLGGLECGAILSKEGYHVCVLEKNELFGGCFQTYQRGGHRMDTGIHYIGSLDEGQIMNQYFRYFGIMDKLSIKRMDEEVFDRIYYKDAIYDYAMGYERFMETLCYSFPHERGNLKKYVASIRSVGNLISIDHLRKGRLSQEGMDFFATSAAGMIASVTTNRDLQNVLAATSLLYGGIKNKSTFYEHAMINNSYMESAYRFTEGSMQVSLELIHIIRANGGTVLNRKEVTRILVKDEAIQGVEVNHEEVLESTCVISNLHPQLTLSLLDKNHSIKPAFVSRIKSLENSYGIFTLNLMMKKDSCPYQNYNIYLHGNEDVWYDKEAHKGNIPSCMISMQVPHGNSRFTDVVSILTPMYMDEVSTWTDTTPEHRGEAYRQFKEKKTEQILQFLSRFGFHWSHCIEKVHTTTPLSYRDYTGTIDGSAYGIVKNYQYPQISFVSTRTKLKNLFLTGQNLNVHGALGVTLTAMLTCSEFVGQEYLAKKVGNA